The Pseudanabaena sp. BC1403 genome includes the window GATTTCACCTTTGTCTTGTCCTGCTAGTCGAGCTTGGCGCTTCTTTTTGCTAGGCGTTATTGTGGCAGCTCCTATACCGTTCTCACAGATAATGATCTCTTTGCCGAGCAAGACTTGTCCCATTAGTTGAGAAAACTGCTGACTGGCTTCGGGGATAGTCATATTCTTTATTAAGAGCTTTCTTCAATGGCGATCGCTAGTGAATATTATGGTAGTTACAAATATAGTTACGAATATTGAGTTGGGTAATCAAGATTCTTTTTTCATACCTTCTGCATCTGAATCAAAGTTAGATGGAAATTTAGTCTCATTACAATATATAGCTTCTTTCAGATTTGCTCGTTGCAGAATTGCTTGACTGAGATCTGCTTCAAGGAAAATGGCTTTCTCTAAGTTTGCCTCACTAAAATCCACTCCTTTAAGGTTAGTCCGTCCAAAATTTGCTTCCCTCAAATTAACCCTCTTAAAATTTGCGTTATTTAAATTTGCTCTAAAAAGTACACTGCCACTTAGATCCAACATTTCATTATGTAAGTCTTTAGTGTAATCGCGTTGTGCAATGACATTTATCGCCTCCTGAATCTCAGGATAAACTCTAGGGTAATCTTTAGGATTTGTAGCTCCACTTGGTGCAAATTCAAGTACCTTGCCTCTAATAAAGGAAGCTATAACTTTCATGACAAGCCAATGATATTCGGGAGAATCTTGTGCAATTTTTGATAAAGCATAGATACCACCTAGTACGACCGTTCTATTGTTTGTTGTTCCCAACTGTTCTACAGCTTTAGAGAATCGATCAGTAAGCAATTTTTTTTCGTTAATCTTAAAGTTTCGATATACATACACTGCACCAATAACAGCCGCAAATGTAGAAATAATCATTACAGCAAGCCTAATTACTTCTATCTTATCTTTTAGATCTAATGACTGCCAAACATGTAATAAATTCATAAATAGTATTAATTTTTTTAAGATTTAAGTGTATTTCAAATAAAAATGTTTCTGTATTTATTGGGAGTTCCAATTAGCTTGTTAATTATTTTGAAAACTCAAACTTAATCCAAGTTAAAATTGAGTCACGGACAAGCCCACAAAAGGGAAATATTATGCCAGTAAGACACCCCCGATACAGCAAAGAAGAATTCGCTAGGCGCGGCGATGACATTTATGAAGCTCAGGTGCGCCCACAGGTCGAAATGGGTAACTATGGCAAAATTGTTGCGATCGACATTGAGACAGGAGCCTTTGAAGTTGCCGATGAGATATTGACTGCAACTGATAGCCTATTCAAACGAATTCCTGATGCTCAACCTTGGATCGTTCGCATTGGAAATCGAGCCGTCCATAGGTTTGGCGCAAGGAGCCTTAAAAAAACCGTATGATTCAGGGTGTAGTTAATCAAAGTTGTGAAGCGACAATTCCACTAGTCATCATCAACGAAAAGCGTCAGACAAAACTAGTTGATGCCGTCATTGATACAGGCTATACAGGTTACTTAAGCTTACCTAGTGAAATTATTTCTGCTCTAGACTTACCTTGGACAGGCGTTGATCGCGGCACTTTAGGCGATGGTAGCGAAGTGACATTTGAGGTTTATGCTGCGACAGTTATTTGGGATGGTCAATACCGAAATATTCCTGTCAATGAAGCAGAGACAGATCCCCTAGTTGGCATGAGTTTGCTTTATGGCTATGACTTACGAATTCGAGCAATAGTAGGTGGCAAAGTCACAATTGATTTGCCAGAATAAATACTATACTAATAAAAAAGCGCCCCCTAGGGGCGCTTTTTTATTAAGAAGTAGCTAGCGTACGACGTTTGGTGACCATGCGGAAGGCTTCGATAATATCGCCTTCTTTCCATGTGGAGAACTTAGCAAGAGAGATACCGCACTCAAATCCAGAGGCGACCTCCTTCGCATCATCCTTAACGCGTCGCAGCGAGTCAAGTACGGCTGTATGCACAACCTCATTGCCACGTTTGACACGGACATTACAGTTGCGGAGCAGCTTACCATTCTGGACATAACAGCCAGCCACAGCACCCTTACCGATCGCAAAGATAGCGCGAACTTCAGCTTGACCAAGGTATTCCTCGACCATTTCAGGATCGAGTAAGCCTTCCATCGCATCTTGGATATCTTCCAAGAGCTTGTAGATGACGTTGTAATCACGGAAATCAACACCCATCTCGTCAGCAGCCTGTCTTGCCCCAGGAGCCATCGTGGTATTAAACCCTAGAACAACTGCCGAGCTTGCTGCCGCCAAACTGATGTCGTTTTCAGTGATTTCACCAGGAGCCGAGAGGAGAATGCGGAGTTGGACTTCGCGCTGAGGTAGATTGGCAAGTGAACCCAGAATTGCTTCGAGGGAGCCTTGGACATCTGCCTTGAGAATAATATTGAGTTCCTTGAGAGCGCCTTCCTTGACTTTTTCAGATAAAGTACCGAGGGTGACACGACGGGAAGCCATTGCTTGTACCAAGCGAGCTTGACGTTGATCCATCGTGCGTTGATCAGCGATCGCACGAGCTTGTTTTTCATCAAGGTAGACTTCAAACTCATCACCTGCTGCTGGGACATCGCCCAAACCGAGAACTTCCACCGCAAAGGATGGCGAAGCCTTATCAACACGTACATTGCGATCGTCCACCATCGCACGCACCTTACCAAAGGCAGCGCCAGCCACAAAGATGTCACCAACTCGCAATGTACCGTTTTGAACCAATAATGTCGCAACGGGGCCTTTTGCCTTGTCGAGGTGAGCTTCGATGACCGTACCTTTAGCCGTACGGTTAGGGTTGGCTTGTAAATCTTCAACTTCAGCAACCAGCAAGATCATTTCGAGCAAGGTATCAAGGTTCTCGCGACGGATAGCGCTGACAGGAACCATGATTGTATCGCCGCCCCATTCTTCAGCAACAAGAGCATATTCGGTTAACTCTTGACGAATGCGATCGGGCTGAGCTTCAACCTTATCAACTTTGTTAATTGCAACAACGATTGGCACTTTAGCAGCACGAGCATGGCTGATCGCTTCAATGGTTTGAGGCTGAACACCATCATCGGCAGCAACAACTAGGACAGCAATGTCAGTAACCTTCGTACCACGCGCACGCATGGCGGTAAAGGCTTCGTGACCTGGAGTATCAAGGAAGACGATTTGTTGTTTCTGACCATTGTGCTCAACATCAACATGATATGCGCCGATATGTTGAGTAATACCGCCCGCCTCTCCTTGTGCAACTTTGCTCTTGCGAATTGCATCAAGCAAGGTGGTTTTACCATGGTCAACGTGTCCCATAATTGTGACCACTGGAGGACGGCGTTGCAGTTTGTCAAGATCCCCAACGTCGATCATTTCCGTCTTGAGAGCAAGCTCGATGACTTCAGGAGAATGGACTTCATAGCCCAATTCCGCCGACACCATTTTGGCAGTACCCACATCGAGGGTTTGGTTGATATTCGCCATGATCCCTTTCATAAATAGGGTGCGAATTACCTCTGTCTCAGAAAGGACTAAACGTTTGGCTAGTACAGCGACGGTCATACCCTCTTCAATTTCTACTGATGTTGGTTTTTCAGGAATAATTTCGACTTGTTGGTGACGGCGATCGCGACTAGGGGCAGATTTTTTGCCCTTTTGCATTGGCTTAATGTCGGCTGCCATGGTTGGCTTTGATGGCACAACTGCTGCCTTAGGACGTGCCGCAGGACGCGCCAGAGACAAACTGATCTGCGCTAGCTCAGCAGCTGCGTCAGCATCAGCCCCATCTTCATCATCATCAGCAAAGTCACGCAAATAGCGCTTCGGCTTATTCAGACGATTCTTTTCTTTAAGCTCTAGTAAATCCTTTTCTTCTTCTTCTTTGGACTTACCTTTACGTTTACTACCCTTACCTGGCAAAGTTGGTTTTTCTAGGAGTTCTGGTAGCGCAGGATTAAATCCACCAGTTGATTCTGGCTTTTTACCAGTTTTGTCTGCAATTACGGGCTTTTCAGGCGCACGCATTAAGGTTGGCATCGGTGGACGCAAGTTATGCGGAGGCTCTGTCGGAGCAGTGATCCCACGTTCGATGAGTACAGAGTCTTTGACTAACTTCGGTCCACGGCCTTGAGGTCTACCACCAGCAGGAACAACAGGTTGTTCCACAGGCTTGTTCAGCTTTGGTTTTTCAGGCTTGTTTACCTTAACTGTTTTTTTGGTTTCCTCGCCTGCGATCTGCTCAATTCTGTCTTGCTCAGAGTAAGTCTGATTGGCTTTTGCCGAAACCCTTGACTCATCTGAAGGTTTTGGCGCAGGAGGTTTTGGCGCAATAACGGCTTTAGGCGCAACGGCTATAGGAGGCTTAGGCCTCTCTGGTGCAACAGGCTTATTCAATTTCACCTGAGGTGGAGACACACTTATTAAGGCCTGTTTCGGCACAACTGGGGGACGCTCAGCTTTTTCTGCTTGTGGTCTCTCAGCCCTTGGAGTCTCTTTACGGGGTGCTTGTTCTTTAGGTGCTTGTTTAGATTGGACGATCTTTGACTTTGTTGACTCGTCAACCGAGATCTTTGCAGGGGTGTATGCAACAGCTTTTTCAGATGATTTGGGTTGAGCTAGCTGCGTAATTAATTCTGTTTTTGATTCTGATGGCGATGCTGGCTGTGAGTCTTTGATCGCTTGGGGATTTACTGGTGGAGTCAATGCTGTTTCTAAGGTCAATTCAATTTTGGGCGCAGGGTTCGGTTCGGACTGTTCACCTTCTGAGACAGAAGGACGGCTGGGAGGCTTGACTAATGAAGAAGCAGGGGGCATGGGCAGGGGAGGGTTAATAACAGCAGTTTTAGCAGGAGTCTCTGAGCTAGGCTCAGCGATCGCACTAGGTGAGTTAAGAGGCGGATTTACAGAAGGTATAGCTCCTACATTACCAGAGACAGGTGGAGTATTGAGACGAATTGTGGGCTTGGTAACCGCAAGAATTTGCTGCTTGGCAATACGAGAATCGGATTCTTTGATTTTTGCCGCAGCCGCAGCCTTCTTTTCAGAGCCCTTAGGTTCGGCAGCTTGATGATATTGAGGGGCTTTGATGCGAACCAATTCCGCCTCTGATTCTGTAATTGTACTACTATGACTTTTAACAACTATATTTAATTGCTCACATACCGCGATTACATCTTTGGTGTCGAGATCTAACTCTCGTGAGAGTTCATATAGTCGAACTCGATTGCTTATACTCATTGCTTACTCTGCCCTGCGTAACTGTTGTACACGGTGAAATTGAATTTACATAGAAGTTGCTTCCTATCTTTTGCTAGGTTGAATTACATTGACTGAATTACATTGACCATAGTTAATCTTAGAAGCGCCTAGCTATTCCTGCTGAACAGGCTAGCGAGTAGGTTTCAATTTTTAAATGAAACTACTATAGCTATTATTACTCATACAACCTAGTAATATGAGATGTTAGCTAATTTGGCTCACAAACATTGGCAAAATCTCACTCAGTTTACTAGCTCTTGTACATTAACCCTAAACACAGTTTTTGAGAAGAGATTTTTTATGTATGTGGCGATTTGCGTGAATAATTAGCTTAGATTTTTGAAAACCCCTGCTTTATGTAGCTTTGCCTAAAAAATCAAAGGTCTGCTTATATTTATAAATCCCTAACTATAGTGAACTTAAGTGCCTTAGCATTGTTACAGTTATTTACATTAAGTAGCTAGGCAGAATGAAAACAAAACCTAAAAAGACAAATCGCCCGCTTAGCAGACGATTTGTCTTTTTAGGTTTAAAGGTTTCTTTTGCCCAGCCACTTACTTTAATTTAAGGTAGGATCGAACAGTCTCGCCGCATTGTGATTTTATGACCAACGTACCCGTCTCTCGCATTCGCAACTTTTCAATCATTGCTCATATCGATCATGGCAAGTCTACGCTTGCCGATCGCTTGTTGCAATTTACAGGCACAGTAGCGGATCGAGATATGAAAGCGCAGTTTCTCGACAACATGGATCTGGAGCGAGAGCGGGGGATCACAATTAAGTTGCAAGCAGCGCGGATGAAATATCAAGCGCTTAATGGTGATGAATATACGATTAATCTGATAGATACCCCAGGACATGTGGACTTTTCCTATGAGGTATCTCGCAGTTTGGCGGCTTGTGAAGGGGCTTTGCTGGTAGTTGATGCGTCACAAGGGGTCGAGGCGCAAACTCTAGCTAATGTCTATTTAGCATTAGCAAATGATCTGGAGATTGTCCCCGTACTCAATAAAATCGATTTGCCAGGAGCAGATCCCGATCGTATAGCCAATGAAATCGAGCAGTTAATTGGGTTAGATTGCTCGACAGCGATTCGAGCATCAGCCAAGCAAGGAATCGGGATCAGGGAGATCCTTGAAG containing:
- a CDS encoding type II toxin-antitoxin system Phd/YefM family antitoxin; translation: MTIPEASQQFSQLMGQVLLGKEIIICENGIGAATITPSKKKRQARLAGQDKGEIFIAPDFNAPLPEEILADFLG
- a CDS encoding clan AA aspartic protease — protein: MIQGVVNQSCEATIPLVIINEKRQTKLVDAVIDTGYTGYLSLPSEIISALDLPWTGVDRGTLGDGSEVTFEVYAATVIWDGQYRNIPVNEAETDPLVGMSLLYGYDLRIRAIVGGKVTIDLPE
- a CDS encoding pentapeptide repeat-containing protein, whose amino-acid sequence is MNLLHVWQSLDLKDKIEVIRLAVMIISTFAAVIGAVYVYRNFKINEKKLLTDRFSKAVEQLGTTNNRTVVLGGIYALSKIAQDSPEYHWLVMKVIASFIRGKVLEFAPSGATNPKDYPRVYPEIQEAINVIAQRDYTKDLHNEMLDLSGSVLFRANLNNANFKRVNLREANFGRTNLKGVDFSEANLEKAIFLEADLSQAILQRANLKEAIYCNETKFPSNFDSDAEGMKKES
- the infB gene encoding translation initiation factor IF-2 — its product is MSISNRVRLYELSRELDLDTKDVIAVCEQLNIVVKSHSSTITESEAELVRIKAPQYHQAAEPKGSEKKAAAAAKIKESDSRIAKQQILAVTKPTIRLNTPPVSGNVGAIPSVNPPLNSPSAIAEPSSETPAKTAVINPPLPMPPASSLVKPPSRPSVSEGEQSEPNPAPKIELTLETALTPPVNPQAIKDSQPASPSESKTELITQLAQPKSSEKAVAYTPAKISVDESTKSKIVQSKQAPKEQAPRKETPRAERPQAEKAERPPVVPKQALISVSPPQVKLNKPVAPERPKPPIAVAPKAVIAPKPPAPKPSDESRVSAKANQTYSEQDRIEQIAGEETKKTVKVNKPEKPKLNKPVEQPVVPAGGRPQGRGPKLVKDSVLIERGITAPTEPPHNLRPPMPTLMRAPEKPVIADKTGKKPESTGGFNPALPELLEKPTLPGKGSKRKGKSKEEEEKDLLELKEKNRLNKPKRYLRDFADDDEDGADADAAAELAQISLSLARPAARPKAAVVPSKPTMAADIKPMQKGKKSAPSRDRRHQQVEIIPEKPTSVEIEEGMTVAVLAKRLVLSETEVIRTLFMKGIMANINQTLDVGTAKMVSAELGYEVHSPEVIELALKTEMIDVGDLDKLQRRPPVVTIMGHVDHGKTTLLDAIRKSKVAQGEAGGITQHIGAYHVDVEHNGQKQQIVFLDTPGHEAFTAMRARGTKVTDIAVLVVAADDGVQPQTIEAISHARAAKVPIVVAINKVDKVEAQPDRIRQELTEYALVAEEWGGDTIMVPVSAIRRENLDTLLEMILLVAEVEDLQANPNRTAKGTVIEAHLDKAKGPVATLLVQNGTLRVGDIFVAGAAFGKVRAMVDDRNVRVDKASPSFAVEVLGLGDVPAAGDEFEVYLDEKQARAIADQRTMDQRQARLVQAMASRRVTLGTLSEKVKEGALKELNIILKADVQGSLEAILGSLANLPQREVQLRILLSAPGEITENDISLAAASSAVVLGFNTTMAPGARQAADEMGVDFRDYNVIYKLLEDIQDAMEGLLDPEMVEEYLGQAEVRAIFAIGKGAVAGCYVQNGKLLRNCNVRVKRGNEVVHTAVLDSLRRVKDDAKEVASGFECGISLAKFSTWKEGDIIEAFRMVTKRRTLATS